A region from the Cydia amplana chromosome 7, ilCydAmpl1.1, whole genome shotgun sequence genome encodes:
- the LOC134649855 gene encoding ras-related and estrogen-regulated growth inhibitor-like protein: MKMTVNRIRVVVLGSARCGKSAVVVRYLTKRYIGEYSSTGDFLYQHRVAFDGATSEVEILDSCGCAKRGCLAEHLRWGDAFAIVYSVCDRRSFLAAAELLALLERTRLPGCSAVTLLGNKRDLEHARVVKAEEGQELSLRFGCQFYEVSAAESCAGAALAFHALLREARALALLLPSPRRKLAAYSVSKVIGSILGLSNKSVRKKRPSLSI, from the exons CCGTGGTGGTTCGTTACCTAACAAAGCGTTACATCGGCGAATACAGCTCTACCGGCG ATTTCCTGTATCAGCACAGAGTCGCATTCGATGGCGCGACATCCGAAGTGGAGATTTTAGATTCGTGTGGTTGCGCG AAACGCGGCTGTTTAGCTGAACATCTCCGATGGGGCGACGCTTTCGCGATAGTGTATTCCGTCTGCGACCGGCGGTCGTTCCTCGCGGCTGCAGAGCTCCTTGCCTTGCTGGAACGGACTAGACTACCCGGTTGCTCTGCTGTGACGTTGTTAGGAAATAAGCGGGACTTGGAACATGCGAG AGTCGTGAAAGCGGAGGAGGGTCAGGAGCTGTCGCTGCGGTTCGGGTGCCAGTTCTACGAGGTGTCTGCGGCGGAGTcgtgcgcgggcgcggcgctcGCCTTCCACGCGCTGCTGCGCGAGGCGCGCGCGCTCGCGCTGCTGCTGCCCTCGCCTCGGCGCAAGCTCGCCGCCTATTCGGTTTCTAAA GTAATCGGCTCCATCCTTGGGCTAAGCAACAAGAGCGTCCGGAAGAAACGTCCATCCCTGAGCATATGA